Part of the Geoalkalibacter ferrihydriticus DSM 17813 genome is shown below.
AGCGATCTTGGTCTCTGTGACCTGGATTCAGATTTACAGTCTTTGCCGAGGGTTCACTTGTCGGCAAAGACTGGACAGGGTCTTGATGATTTGCGCAGCAGAATTCGCGAGTTCTTTCTTGACGCTTCGGAAGACTCTTGCGGTGAGGGTCTTTTTGTTACCGAGGAACGGCATTATGATTGCCTTGTGCGATGTTCTGAAAGTCTCCATAGAGCCTTGGGCGCACACGATGATGGCCTCTCTCTTGAATTTGTTGCCTTGGATATCCGCCAGGGTCTCGATCATCTTGGTGAGATTACCGGGGAAACCGCCCCGGAAGAAATACTGCAGCGGATTTTTGAGCGTTTCTGTATTGGCAAATAGACAAAATGTTTCACGTGAAACATTTTGTCTAACCGTTTGGTATTTCAGGGAAATATACCCATGAGTTCCTCACAGGAAAAAATTTACGGGGTTATTGTCGTCGGTGCCGGCCATGCTGGGTGTGAAGCGGCCTTGGCGGCGGCGCGCATGGGTTGCGCTACGCTGTTGCTGACCATGAATCTGGATACTGTCGGGCTGATGTCCTGCAATCCGGCCATCGGCGGACTGGCAAAGGGGCATCTCGTAAAAGAAATTGATGCCCTGGGCGGAGAGATGGGATGCAATATCGACGCAACAGGCATCCAGTTTCGCACTCTGAATACCAAAAAAGGCCCTGCGGTGCGCGCTTCGCGCGCGCAGGCCGATCGCAACCTCTACCGGCAGCGCCTGAAGCAGGTGATTGAGGATCAGTCCGGCTTGGATTTGAAGCAAGGGACGGTTGAGTCTCTGCTCTTTGAGGGAGCGCGCGTAACTGGGGTCAAGACACGCGAGGGTTTGGTTTTTTCGGGACGCACAGTGATTCTGACCACTGGGACCTTTATGAAGGGACTGATCCATGTAGGTCTGTCTCATTACCCTTCTGGGCGGGCGGGCGAACCGCCTTCGGAGGGGGTTTCGGATCAGTTGCGCGCCTTGGGCTTGCGGGTGGGTCGGCTTAAAACCGGCACTCCCGCTAGGCTTGACGCCAATTCTATAGATTTTTCACGTCTTGAGCCTCAGCCCGGTGATGATCCCCCGAAGCCTTTTTCTTGCCTTAGCGCGGCAATTACAGTTCCACAGGTTCCCTGCTATATTACCTACACCAATGCTCATACACACCAAATCATCCGCACGGGTCTTGATCGCTCTCCCCTTTATACCGGAAAAATTTCCGGCGTGGGCGCACGCTATTGTCCGTCCATCGAAGACAAAGTCATGCGCTTTCCCGAGAAAGATCAGCACCAGATTTTTCTCGAGCCTGAAGGGTTGCAGACCCGCGAAATTTATCCCAACGGCGTCTCCACTTCCTTGCCCCCTGATGTGCAGTTGGCTTTCCTGCGTACCATCGTTGGTCTGGAGAAGGTCGAAATCATGCGCCCGGGATATGCCATTGAGTATGATTTTTTCCCTCCGACCCAGTTGCAACCGAGCCTGGAAACCAGGGCGATTGCAGGGCTTTACCATGCCGGCCAGGTGAATGGAACCTCCGGTTATGAAGAGGCTGCGGCGCAGGGGTTGCTCGCGGGAATCAATGCAGCCCGCGCGGTGCGCGGTGAGGAGCCGTTGATCCTGACCCGCGACAGCTCTTATATCGGCGTGCTGATTGATGATCTTGTGACCCTGGGAACCGAGGAGCCTTATCGCATGTTTACCTCGCGCTCCGAATATCGTCTGCTTTTGCGCGAAGATAATGCTGATCAGCGATTGACCCCGGTGGGGCGACGGATAGGGTTGGTGAGCGAAGAGCGCTGGCGTATTTTCAACGAAAAGCAGGATCATTTGGCGCATGGCCGCGAATACCTGCGCAGTCGCAAAATACGTCCATCGGAAACGGCAATCCTGGCAGATCTTGGCTTGGGCGATATGAAAAATGCCCGCACTCTGGAGGAATTGCTGCGCCGTCCAGAGATCTCTATGGCTCAGCTTTGTGCCTTGGATCCCGAATTTTCTGTCCTTCCGGAAGCCGTCGCCGAGCAATTGGAGATCCAGACCAAATATGCCGGCTACATTGCCCGCCAGCAAGAAATGGTCGAGCGCTTCCGCCGTACCGAAGAGGTGAAAATCCCCGAGCATTTCGACTATGCGAAAATTTCGGGATTGACCGTGGAAGTACGGGAAAAGCTGGAAAAGGTGCGTCCCCTGACCCTGGGACAGGCCTCACGTATTTCCGGAGTTACGCCGGCAGCTCTGGCGATCCTCTCCGTGGCTCTGCGGAGACGCTGAAGTGAACGTGCAATCCCTACTTAGCACCCAACTCGAAGCCTTGGGCCTGTCCGTATCGCGTACCGTGCAGGAGCAGTTGCTGCTTTACCAGCGGGAAATGCTGGCGTGGAATCGAAAAATCAACCTGACCGCCATCCGCGACCAGGCGCAAAGCGTGGAAAAGCACCTGGTTGACTCTCTCACTCCCCTGCCCTTGTTGAGCGGAGCCGTGAATCTGCTCGATCTGGGATCGGGCCCTGGGTTGCCCGCCATTCCGCTGAAGATTGCCTGTTCCGAGTTGCGAGTGGTTTCGCTGGAGGCCCAGGAAAAAAAGGTTCTTTTCCAGCGCCATGCAGCGCGCATCCTGGGTTTAACCGGTTTCACCCCGGTGCGTGCGCGCATCGAGGAGTTTGCCCTCGACCCTGCCCAGCGCAGGGCTTATGACCTGGTCATCGCGCGTGCCCTGGCGCACATTGAGCAGTTGCTCCAATGGGCGGCGCCCTTTTTGCCCGAGGGTGGCCGCTTTATTGCCATGAAAGCCCAGGAGGACGAGGGTGACCTGGAGTGTCTTGCCGTGGCGGCAGGCTTTCAATGGGTCGGGCAGCGCGAACTGGTTCTGCCGGCCAGCGGCGCACGCCGGCGGCTCGAGGTTTTTGTAAGGTGCGGTTGATGGCGCTGATCGAGGAAAAATCTGTTACCGAAACACCGCTGCCTTGTGTTAAAGTGACCTCTTTGATTTTTCCGCAAGGAGTTGCAGCCATATGGCCAAGATCATAGCGATTGCCAACCAAAAAGGGGGCGTCGGCAAAACCACCACGGCGGTTAATCTGGCCGCATCTTTGGCGGCGGCGGAAAAGCGTACTCTGTTGGTGGATATGGATCCCCAGGCCAATGCCTGTACCGGATTGGGTATCGATAAATCTCAACTGCAAAGCACCGTGTACCACGCTCTGCTGGGGGAGGTCGATGCCCGTGAGATTATTGTATCAACGGAGCTCGACCTGTTACGGGTGCTGCCCTCGAACACCGACCTGATCGGCGCTGAAATAGAGCTGGTGACCGCTCTGGCCCGTGAGGTCAAGCTGAAAAGCGCCTTAGATCCCTTGCTCAACGATTTTGATTTTATGGTCATCGATTGCCCACCTTCCCTGGGCCTGCTCACGGTCAACGCTCTGACCGCCGCGGATTCGGTGCTGGTGCCCTTGCAGTGTGAATTCTACGCCATGGAAGGGCTGTCGCAGTTGATGAACACCATCCGTATCATCAAGACCCAGCTCAATCCCCGGTTGGCCATTCACGGTATTTTGCTGACCATGTTCGACGGACGCAACAATCTCTCACATCAAGTGTCCGAAGAAATCCGAACACATTTCAACGGCAAGGTCTTTCATACCGTTATCCCGCGCAATGTGCGTCTGTCAGAAGCGCCCAGCCATGGCCTTCCGGTGTTGCTTTATGATGTCAATTCCAAGGGTACGGCGGCGTATCTCGATCTCGCGCGCGAAATTATCGGAATGGGAGTCTGACATGGCAAAACGACCCGCCTTGGGCCGCGGCATGGGCGCCCTGCTGGGCCCCGCGGCGAGCACTGCGGAAAAAAAATATTTTCATTGTCCTCTTGAGGATCTGCGGCCCCACGTCGATCAGCCGCGCAAGAGTTTCAATGACGCCAAAATGGAGGAATTGGTCGCCTCGATTCGCGAAAAGGGCATCATTCAGCCACTGGTGGTGCGCCGCCAGGACGACCATTATCAGATCATCGCCGGTGAGCGGCGCTGGCGGGCCGCACAAAAAGCTGGACTGTCTGAAGTTCCGGTGGTTATACAGGATGTTTCCGAAGACTGGGCGTTGGAGATGGCGCTTATCGAAAACATTCAGCGCGAGGATCTCAATCCCATCGAGGAGGCAGAGGCCTATCGCAACCTGGTGAGCAATTTTGATCTGACCCAGGAAGAGGTGGCGCGCCGCGTCGGCAAAGATCGCTCCTCGGTGGCCAACGCCTTGCGCCTGCTCAAATTGCCCGAGGTGGTACGCCGCGATCTGCTAGAAAGCCGCCTCAGCATGGGCCATGCGCGCGCGCTGCTGGCTTTGGAAAGCGATGAGGATATTGTGGAGGCCAGCAGCGAATTGCAACGCAAAGGCCTCTCGGTACGTGATGTCGAAGCTCTGGTTAAACGAATTAAAAATTTTGGCGCCAATCGGCAGCGCCGGCCGGCCAAGGTCGAGCCCGATCCGCAACTGGATCTTTTGGCCAAGGAACTCACCCGTGTTCTCGACACTCCGGTGCGTATCGCGGCCCAAGGGAAAAAAGGCGGACGCATCGAAATCTCTTATGCTTCGGCCGAGGAGCTTGAGCGCCTGTCGGCACACCTTGGGATTACCTGACACCGCCATTGCCCGGAAATGAAATTTTCGCGCGGGCACCTGCATCGTCAATCTCGGCAAAGGGACGAACAGCGAACATGTTTGGAAAAAAGGGTACGAATGTGGCTACTCCACTGGAAAAAAGTGATATCAAGGCTTTTTTGGGCCCCGGCAGCCAGTTTGAAGGAAAGTTGGTTTTTACCGAGATCGTACGCCTGGATGGTGTCTTTCGCGGAGAGATCAACAGTAAGGATACCCTGATCGTTGGTCAGACCGGAGAATTGCATGCTGAAATCACCGTCGGAACATTGATTCTCAGCGGCAAACTCAAGGGCAATGTCAGTGCCACGGCCAGGGTTGAATTACGTGCTCCAGCTCAGGTTGAAGGCAACATTGCCACGCCCCTGCTCACCGTAGAAGAAGGCGTGGTTTTCAACGGCAGTCTGGAGATGCAGAAACCCGCGGCACCGGAAACCGGCAAAAAAAGCTGAGCCTGGGGCGCGGCGCCGTCGTTGACTTCCACCTTCCATTGTGGTATTGACTCACATTCGGCGCAAAATGCGCCGCAGGTCATCGGAAGGCGCTACGTTCATGATCCCCATGCCCCTCATTAAGGCCATATTGCGAGCTAGAAGCGCGGCCGCCGCGGCGACCGCAGCCTCTTTCTTTGCTCTTGAGCGGCGCATGGCCCGGTGACGCGTTTTTTCTGTTGATAAACCTGAAGCCATGGGCCGCTCGCTCATGGCTTTTTTGCGTTAATTGCCCCTGCC
Proteins encoded:
- the mnmG gene encoding tRNA uridine-5-carboxymethylaminomethyl(34) synthesis enzyme MnmG, which gives rise to MSSSQEKIYGVIVVGAGHAGCEAALAAARMGCATLLLTMNLDTVGLMSCNPAIGGLAKGHLVKEIDALGGEMGCNIDATGIQFRTLNTKKGPAVRASRAQADRNLYRQRLKQVIEDQSGLDLKQGTVESLLFEGARVTGVKTREGLVFSGRTVILTTGTFMKGLIHVGLSHYPSGRAGEPPSEGVSDQLRALGLRVGRLKTGTPARLDANSIDFSRLEPQPGDDPPKPFSCLSAAITVPQVPCYITYTNAHTHQIIRTGLDRSPLYTGKISGVGARYCPSIEDKVMRFPEKDQHQIFLEPEGLQTREIYPNGVSTSLPPDVQLAFLRTIVGLEKVEIMRPGYAIEYDFFPPTQLQPSLETRAIAGLYHAGQVNGTSGYEEAAAQGLLAGINAARAVRGEEPLILTRDSSYIGVLIDDLVTLGTEEPYRMFTSRSEYRLLLREDNADQRLTPVGRRIGLVSEERWRIFNEKQDHLAHGREYLRSRKIRPSETAILADLGLGDMKNARTLEELLRRPEISMAQLCALDPEFSVLPEAVAEQLEIQTKYAGYIARQQEMVERFRRTEEVKIPEHFDYAKISGLTVEVREKLEKVRPLTLGQASRISGVTPAALAILSVALRRR
- the rsmG gene encoding 16S rRNA (guanine(527)-N(7))-methyltransferase RsmG codes for the protein MNVQSLLSTQLEALGLSVSRTVQEQLLLYQREMLAWNRKINLTAIRDQAQSVEKHLVDSLTPLPLLSGAVNLLDLGSGPGLPAIPLKIACSELRVVSLEAQEKKVLFQRHAARILGLTGFTPVRARIEEFALDPAQRRAYDLVIARALAHIEQLLQWAAPFLPEGGRFIAMKAQEDEGDLECLAVAAGFQWVGQRELVLPASGARRRLEVFVRCG
- a CDS encoding ParA family protein; translation: MAKIIAIANQKGGVGKTTTAVNLAASLAAAEKRTLLVDMDPQANACTGLGIDKSQLQSTVYHALLGEVDAREIIVSTELDLLRVLPSNTDLIGAEIELVTALAREVKLKSALDPLLNDFDFMVIDCPPSLGLLTVNALTAADSVLVPLQCEFYAMEGLSQLMNTIRIIKTQLNPRLAIHGILLTMFDGRNNLSHQVSEEIRTHFNGKVFHTVIPRNVRLSEAPSHGLPVLLYDVNSKGTAAYLDLAREIIGMGV
- a CDS encoding ParB/RepB/Spo0J family partition protein, translated to MAKRPALGRGMGALLGPAASTAEKKYFHCPLEDLRPHVDQPRKSFNDAKMEELVASIREKGIIQPLVVRRQDDHYQIIAGERRWRAAQKAGLSEVPVVIQDVSEDWALEMALIENIQREDLNPIEEAEAYRNLVSNFDLTQEEVARRVGKDRSSVANALRLLKLPEVVRRDLLESRLSMGHARALLALESDEDIVEASSELQRKGLSVRDVEALVKRIKNFGANRQRRPAKVEPDPQLDLLAKELTRVLDTPVRIAAQGKKGGRIEISYASAEELERLSAHLGIT
- a CDS encoding bactofilin family protein; this translates as MFGKKGTNVATPLEKSDIKAFLGPGSQFEGKLVFTEIVRLDGVFRGEINSKDTLIVGQTGELHAEITVGTLILSGKLKGNVSATARVELRAPAQVEGNIATPLLTVEEGVVFNGSLEMQKPAAPETGKKS